The Leucothrix mucor DSM 2157 DNA window AATTTTATTTTTAAATCGGTCTATTATAAAAACAGACTGTATCGTCCGACGTCTGACAGGTCAACCTATCAGGACGGGCCCGACAGAGTGTTTATTAATTGGCAATAAACAACATGGCTTATCACTACAATGGCACGAACGACTTGTGCTCGCGAATCTCATCCGCAGTCAGCCCACTCAATTCATAAGGAAACACTAGCCAATCATTAGTCTCGTGCAGGCAAAAATCCGGTGTCAGCCCAGTTTTGTCATGTAACGAGCGATGATACAAACTGGCCACTTTCACTTCCGTTGGCATATTGCGCTTAAGGTGGGACTGCAAGCGCTTAATAACCGCAGTAACATTGCGTCCGGTACTCACGACATCATCCACGATCAGCAAGCGATCATCTGCATTTAAGGTTTCCAGCAAATACTGTGTGCCATGCACCCGAATTTCAGGATCAACCGTGTCGAGTGTCGCCTGATAGTGGGATAAACCTTGATAAGAGGTGCGCACTGAAATGTGATTAGTCGCCACGCCCAGCGTTTGCAAACATTCCTGCACATAAATACCGACCGTGCTGCCACCTCGCCACAAACCTACTATAAAGGTTGGACGAAAGCCGCTGCGGTGAATTTCAGCGCCCAGACGAAACGCATCCAGAATGACGGCTTGCTCATCCAGAAACTGCTTTTCCATGTATAACTCCTGCTAAATTTGCTTAAAACAGAGCTTGCGCAGCCACTGAATACGCGACAATATAACCGATTACGCAATAGCCTGTGAATAGTTATGAGCAAAGTCTACCTGACTGCCCAGGGATTACTGAACGATTCCTTCGCGCTGGCCAAACAAGTATTGGACAGTGGCTTCGAACCAACCTTTATCATCGCCGTGTGGCGTGGTGGCGCGCCGATTGGCATCGCCGTGCAAGAGTATCTGGAATACCACGGCATTCAAACCAACCACATCGCCATTCGTACCGCCTCTTACAGTGGTATTGACCAGCAAGCGCGCGAAGTGAAAGTGTTTGGACTGAATTATCTGGTGAAACACGTGCAGCATCACGACCGCTTACTGATTGTCGATGATGTGTTTGATACAGGCCGCTCTGTTGAGGCCATTATTAATGAGCTTCGCAGCCGCGCCAGACTCAATACGCCCGAGCAAATTCGCATCGCAGTGCCCTATTACAAGCCCAGTCGCCGTCAGGTTGAGCTGGAGCCGGATTATGTGATTCATGAAACGACGGATTGGTTAAAGTATCCGCACTCACTTGAAGGCTTGAGCCATGCGGAAATGCAGGAGCATCGCCCTGAGATTTACGAAATTCTCAAAGACTTGCTCCCCGCAGAACAATCCGCCTAGCTAACGCCGTAAGGCTCTTTCACCGCATACACACGGTATAAGGTCGCTAACACAATACAGATAGCGGCCGGCACTGCCAGCGCAAAGAACTGCATCCATGCATATAGATACGCGCCTAAGCTGCCGCCCGCAATAAAGCCAATGATAATCAGCAGTAGCAAAATCGCCTTGCGCCGATCAAACTGATCACCTCGAATCTTGGCCCCAATCATCAAGCCTAAATCCGTGAAGATGCCCGTCATATGAGTGGTTCGCACAATTGCGCCACTGTAGGACGTGGCTAACGCATTTTGAATTCCACAGGCCGCAGAGGCCGTGTAATGCCCTAACAGCGAGCTGTTCTTCAGCAAATAGATGGAGACCAGCAGCATGATCCCTTCAATGGCTAACAGGGAGTCATAATGTCGCCCGAGTTTAAGTGATGTGCCGGGCAGTAAAGCACCAGAAAGTGATGCGCCCGCCAGAAAGCTCAGCAGAATACCCGCAAGGTGAAACACATCATTACCGTTAGATGTGATTATACCAGTGCCGACCAGCGTGACGGTTCCGGATAGGTGTGAGATCGCTTGATGCTTAACGCCAAGAAAGCCAACGGCGTTAACCGTGCCTGCCACAAACGCTAAGACGAAAGCGCCGTACTCGACCCAACGGGGGAGCTTAGAGATCATTTTTCCTCCAGATTACTTAGACTTTATTCCAGTCCCGAGCGCGTATCCGGCCCGTTTGATAGTAGGTTGAAACCAGCTCGATGTAGTCTTTGAAATCCACATTCTCACTCAGAATGCGATTCGTTGACTCCCAGTCAACATCCGTTCTGGCTCTTGCCGGTAACGTCATTTCACTTTCGCTGGGGTTTTCAGGGTTTAACAGAATAACGCCAATGCCATGTAAGGCCGAGAGCATTCGTAACTCTTTTTCAGTATCCGCGTTGCTAATCGAGGTCGCGACCAAGTAGCCCTCATTCGCCCAACTTGAGTTACTGACTGCCTGAAAGAAGCTTTTGCGCGCATTCGATACATTCAGCTCTTTTTTGACTTCAAACGACCATAAGCGAACACTTTGCCCCGCACCCTGCTTGACGCAACTGCGAACCAGCTCATTCCACTCTTTATCAACCGGCTGCATGGCGACAATATCCGGATGCAACCACTGATTACCGCCGCTACCTCGGGAGTTTTTAGAGCGCTTTTCATCAATCCGCATGCAATACAGTTTTAGCTCTGATTTGAGGTATTCAATCAGCAAAGGATAGAGGTCGTGCTCAGATAAGCTGTGATTGGTGGCGGTGCTGGTATCTACTGCGGGCTCTGAATCAAGCTCCTCGATATCAGGAGAGTCATCAACTGGAATATCCGTAATACGCTTATCGGGGTCATACCAATACAAACGTGGGCGTGGCTTGTCTTGCCAAAAGATGTGTGGACTGGCCTTTAGAATCTGATCTTTCTGTGAGCCAATCTCAGCGACTATCTGGGTAATAAAGGCTTTATCATCTTTAAAACGGGGGTTACTGCGCTTTTCGGCATAGTCCTCTGGATGCAGACTGACGATGGCCTCAGCGATGGCGCGGGCATTAAATTTCTGATTTGGGTGTTGCTGCAAGAATTGAGATACTTTCTTTGATTGAGACTGCTTTGCCAAGACGCGCTCCCTTATTTCAGTTTTACGGCTACTAACCCCAGTGCCTTTACGAAATTAGGTTTTCTTGGATCAATTATATGACCTACTAGAAAACCCAACCTCAAAATAGAAAACTTAGGGGGGACCATATTAGTCCCTAAAATTGAAAATCGATAGAATGTTTAAGGTATCGCTTTATAAATTATAGGTAGCTTTGGTTTTACTGGCGCTCTGAATACTTAGTACCTTTTGATAGCTGGACATAGCAAGCATCTTGCTTAACATAAAAATATAGTCCAATATAGACCATATTAAATCATCAAGGAATCGTACTATGCCCAGTACATCACAATATAAAGACGCGTGGACAGTCTCTGAAGCTAAAGCAAAACTCTCAGAACTGCTTAGGTGCGCAGATGAAAGGCCACAATACATTGGCGCAAGAAAGCCATACGTATTGATTTCCGTGGAACAGTGGGAAGCGCTTAATAAGCCAAGCGAGTCCATGGGAGAATGGCTCGTCAAAAACATGGCCAACCTAGGCGAACTAGAACTCCCAGACAGAGCTGAACCTTCCCGTGACATTCCATTTCAATAAACTATGATGACTAATTACCTACTTGATACCAATATCATCTCGGAGCTCGGACGGCCAGAACCACAAAAAAGTGTTGTTGATTTTGTCGCATCCACACCAATAGCTTGGCTATCCACGATCACCCTGCATGAACTGGAATATGGTATTGCTCTGATACCCGAAGGCAGTCGGCAGAAAGCTATAAAACAGGTCGTGTCCGAGCTTGTAAGTGCTTATGGTGATTATATTATTCCTGTCGGACAACAAGAAGCTCAAGAGGCTGCATTATTACGTGCGATGATGAAGCAACAAGACAAGGTGCTACATTTGGCTGATTCGTTGATTGCAGGTACGGCTAAGGCCCACAACCTGATCGTCGTGACAAGAAATATTAAAGACTTCGAGGGCTTAGGACTTCACTTGAAAAATCCGTTTGAATGATGCTTAAGTGGTTCAGTACATTTTCCAAACACAATAGCCTAAATAAGTCAGGATTTAACGACAATTGCGCAACAAGCTGTTGCGCAATTTTAGTAACTATAGTGAGTCGCTACTTGGACTTTTGGTAGAAAAGAATACAATGAGTGGAAAGCACGGGGGCTGACGATAAAACTACATCAACCATCAAACCACCTTTTACCCCGAGATGGCTTGATAGTTTTCCTTAAAAGACATTTTTTCAATTTCAGGTTGCCATTTCGCACACATTTACTTGAGTTTTGGAGTAAACATCTACTAAATTTGATTTATAACCCTAGTCGCTCTGGATTCAACTCACTGACGACCTTTGCTAAATCTTCATTAGTCTGGGGTGTTATGAAAGAGCCGTCTTTAAAGTGCTCATAGAACGATGGGATGGAATAGGTTCCGCGTAAGTTTGCGTCAAAGAACGAAACCGTATTAGCCGCTATTTCAAGTAGTGACTGTCCCCCTCTTGGCCCTGGTGACGTCGCAAGCAGTACCAAGGGCTTGCCTTGATAGACTTTTGGATTAATCCGAGAGCACCAATCAAGCAGATTTTTATAGGCTACTGTGTAGTTTCCATTATGTTCAGCAAGTGAAATCAGCAAAGCATCCGCTTCTCCGATTTTATTAAAAAACTTCATGGCACTTTCCGGTTGGCCGAGTTCCTTCTCAGCGTCTTCGCTAAACAATGGCAGCTCATAATCATTTAAATCCGCGATTTCCGTCGAGTAGCCGGTAAGCATGGATGCTGCGTGCGTTACGAGTTGTTTATTTATTGAGTTGCGACTATTTGAAGCCGCATAAGCAAAGAGCTTAGGGGTGTTGATTGTCATTGTGACGTGTTTTCCTTAGTGATTTTCATAAATAAGCGCCAGACCCAAGTCAGGGCCGGCGGTGAGCTCTAGTGAGCTACCTTCGATTAAATCGCCTTTCGCTACGGGCACACCATTTGCAGTCGCGTCACCCTGCGTGATAAGAACTATAAATGGTTGAGGCACTGCTACTGATTTTCCAACAGCTAAATAGCCCACCTTACAAACCATATTGCTATTGAAGCTCCCATCCTCGCCGCCAAGTACGGTTGTTAAACCATTGTCATCGATCTTGAAATTTTTGTAGGCTGGCTCCAACCCATTTTGGGGTGGCTTAAACCAGATTTGTGCAAAGTCAGCAGCAGTATCACGGAGGTTAAATTCGGAGTGCTGCATCCCTGTACCAGCGCGCTGCACCTGAACCTCAGGTGCGTGGATCGCGGTGCCATCACCAAGCGTTCCTTTGTGCCCCACGCTGCCAGAGAAAACCACACTAACAATATCGACATCATGATGCGGGTGTAACGGTGCACCGTCATTAGGTAAAAACTGACCGAGTGCTAAGTAAATAAAGTCTCCAAGTCCATGACTAATGTCTGTGCGTCCTCTGGATCGTGGCCATAAATCTGGGTTTTGAACCATGTGGCGTTCAGTAATTCCAGCAAAACCGCTCTGGGGTAGGTCGTCATAGTGAATGACTCTTTGGGTAGTGCTCATGGGGGCTTCTCCTAATGGCTATGATTTACTCGCCCTTGATTACGAGGGTTCATTAGTGTTAAATATTGCATATTAGTTATTTTTTTGTAAGTAGGTACATTTTTGTAACCATGGATATTTCAACTAAGAAAAGCCTAAAGGGAACGATCGAAGCAGGTGAAGAGTGTCCTGTAGAAATAGCAATAAGAGTCGTCGGTGGGCGCTGGAAATGCCCAATTATTCATCACTTGTTGACCGGTACGAAGCGCTTCAATGAGCTTCGTAAGCTTATACCTGCTGCATCCCAGCGCATGTTGACTAAACATCTGCGTGAATTAGAGCAAGACGGGATTGTTCTTCGTAAAGTCTATGCAGAGGTACCGCCGAAAACTGAGTATTCACTGACGGATGTAGGTGAGTCGTTAGAGCCAGTTTTGTGGGCAATGCACGATTGGGCTACTGCGAATTTTGTTTTGGACGCAGATGGCTAAGTTGATTAGAAAATTATTCTAAGAAAGTGGCTTAAACAAGATTGGATTCGTCTGCACAAGGGTACCAAAAGTATTGAAAATCACCTTTGATTTTTCGCCAAGATATAATCCTTCGATCAGTAACTCTATAGAACTTGTGCCGAGTTTCAGTTCTGTACCTGAAGTTTGGCCAAGCTAAACATAACAGCGATTATGCGAACCACCGCTGATCTGGTCTTGGGGTTGTAGGCGGCTTAGTTTTAGCCGCTGTCCGACATCTAGCTAGCGCTTACCCTAGTTAATAAAGCAACCCCTGCAATCAAGCCGGTCAATACAATGGATAGGTATTTCATCTCGCTTGTCCTCCAGCCGTCAACAATTCAAGAATGAGCCTTGAGAACGCTTGGCTCCGCTCTGGATTCGATAACAGCTGCATCATCTGATTCTGGTGGGCAGAACTGCTATCCAAGATGGCATCATCAATCGCTTGGGCAAAGTCACCCAGCATTGCTTGCTCTGCCGTATTATGTTTAAGCTGGTTCATCACCTTCACGTTCTCTCTCATCTTGTCTCGGATCGTGTAAGCATAATTCACCATATCTTTCTCGCTCAGCCCATCCGTCACAAAGATCTCATTCAGCTTCTCAATAATCTGAGATAGGAACTCCGCTTTCTTATCCTTCGGCTTGGCAGCACCCAAGCTATCGCCCGGTATAATCTTGTAGTCTTCAGCATCCTCTTTGAGCTTAATGTGTTGTTGGCGTATTGCAGACAGCCGGTAATGACTCAGCACCACATTACTCAAATCAACGTCATCATCCTCAACGACCGTCTCCCGCAGCATGGGCCGCAAGTTACGCGCATACAGGCTGAGCTTTTCCAGATCCTTATCGTCGTAGTCCACAATCTGAGACATAAACTCATAGAAGCGCACAAAGCTACCCAAGTCCTTTTTGAATATCTCCAGCTCGTCCTTAGCCTTCTTGCAATCCTTCAGGCTGTTCTCAGCATTAGCGGTCACCACGGGGTCATTGAATTTCTCAACGCGATCAAACATATCCTTAGCTTCTTTATAAGCCTCAATCGCCTGCTTATAACGCTTCTGCCAACGCTCCACCGCAGGTTTACAGATATTGGCAATCGCGGCATTGCTTTTGCTTTTAACAAAGAACGCCTCACAAAACTGCTCAACTTCATGCCAATAAAAAATCTTGGCACTGCGCAACTTCTGTGACAGATCAAATATCAAGTCAGGGTCAGACACATCGGCTAATTCAGCGGTTTGGTAATACGGCTGGAACGCTTCCAGTATGTCATCCGGCTCATTAAAGAAGTCCAACACAAACGTGCCGCTCTCCGCTTTACCAGGGAACGTACGGTTTAAGCGCGACAAGGTTTGCACACACTCCACACCGCCCAGCTTTTTATCCACGTACATGGCGCACAGCTTGGGTTGGTCAAAGCCGGTTTGAAATTTATTGGCGACGATCATCACTTGGTAATCATCACTATCAAAGGCTTTGCGCATATCACGCCCTTTGAGATTAGGATTCATGCCATGCTCTGTAAACTTCTCACCCAGTAAGGCCGCCGCGTTCGGGTCTTGCTCGTTAAATTCCACCTCACCAGAAAAGGCCACCATGGCAGTGATCTTGTCATAGCCTTTTTCGGTAATGTATTTGTCAAAGCCTAACTTATAGCGCACGGCTTCTTTACGCGAACTGGTGACCACCATCGCTTTGGCTTGCCCACCCAGCAGGCCCATGATGTTGTCTTTGAAGTGCTCAATAATGACCTGCACCTTCTGACTGATGTTGTAGTCATGCAGGCGCACCCACTGATTCAGCTTTACCTTGGCCTTTTTACTTTCGACTTCCGCATCACTTCCGGCAATCTTCATCGCCAGGTTATAAGCGACTTTGTAATTGGTGTAATTCTTCAGAACATCGAGAATAAAGCCTTCCTCAATCGCTTGGCGCATACTGTATACATGGTAGGCCTCAGGCTTATTGGTCTTGGACGGTGGTTCATCTGGCTTGGGTAGACGGCCAAACAATTGCAGCGTTTTATCTTTCGGGGTTGCGGTAAAGGCCAAGTAACTGAGGTTCTTCGAGGCACGACGCGAGGCCACCGCCGCATCTAAAATATCCTCCGTCGTTAGCGCCTCATCATCCGCTTTGCTGTCAACCATCAGCACTTCTTTTAATTGCCGCGCAGTACTGCCAGTTTGTGAGCTATGCGCCTCATCGGCAATCACCACATAGTTACGTTCTTTCAGGCTGACACTGTTCTCAATGGCTTTTAACACAAACGGGAAGGTTTGAATGGTGACAATAATGATCGGTTGCGAGTGCTCCAACGCTGAGGCCAATTGCTCTGACTTGGAGCCTTCACCCTCTTTACGGTTAATGCGCCCCACCACGCCATCAACTGAAGTGTATTGTGAAATAGTCTCCTGTAACTGGTCATCCAGTACCGTTCTGTCAGTCACCACAATCACCGACGCAAACACCTTACTGCCATCCGCGTTATGGAGTGCCGATAACTGATGCGCAGACCAGGCAATGGAGTTGGACTTACCCGACCCGGCACTGTGTTGTATTAAATACTTTTGACCAGGGCCTTCGGTTTTAGCCGCCTCAATCAGCTTACGCACCACATCCCACTGGTGATAGCGCGGGAAAATTAGCGTCTCTTTTTTGGTTTTACGGCCTTCCCAGTCTTCCTTTTCCTTAATTTCAAGGTGCATAAACCGCGCAAGGATATTTAACAGGTTGTCCGGCAGTAACACCTCATTCCATAAATATCCCGTTGCGTATTGCTGCTTATCTTCTGGGACTTCATTACCCGCGCCACCGTCTTTGGTGCCTTTATTGAACGGCAAAAAGAACGTGTCATCACCTTCTAAGCGCGTCGCCATAAAAACCTGATCTTGGCTCACCGCAAAATGCACCAAGGCACCGCGTTTAAAGGTTAATAAGGGCTCAGGCTTTTTGGTCACCGGGTCAATAGCAAAGCGCGTGGTTTTATATTGCTTAACCGCATTACTCACGGGCTGCTTAAACTCAGACTTCAACTCCAGCGTGGCCACCGGTAAGCCATTCACAAACAATACCAGATCAATGCGCCACTGCTTGGCCCGAATGCCGGTCTCGGCTTCATGCGCATCGGTTGCCCACGGGCTATACACCAGCTCTGGCACCAGTCGCAGACGGTTCTTGTTGTAACGCGCTAAGGTATCGGGATTTAGATCATGCTCTGGCTTGAATTGGCATAAGCTGAAACGGGTGCCACGGTCGCGCAGCTCATTACGCAGTACACCCAAGGTGCCAAAGGTTCGGATCTCTCGATTGGCCGCATTAGGGTCGGCTTTATTGAGCTGTGAGGCAACGCGCTCCAGGAACTTCTGCTCTGGATTATTGGGGTACAGCGTGCAGAATTTTTGCCATTGCTCGTCTTGGGTATCTTTAACGAACCCGAGCACATCTTCGGAATATAAGGCCAACTCACGATTGTAGTGTTTGGGATTGCCGAGTAACCAGCCGTTTGCCAGCATTTGACGGATCATGTCATTTTGAAAAATGTATTCCGTCGACTTATCCCCGCCGTAAAACACGCTCATGAGCCATTCCCTGTTTAGTTATGCGGAAATAGTATACCAAGTTTATACAACAACTCAGTACAACATATGATCTTGCTTATATCTAAAATGCAGTCCAACATAGACCATATTAAAACAGTTAAGGAGTCTGAAGATGCCTAATACACAATACAAAGACGCTTGGACAATAGCAGAGGCAAAAGCCAAACTCTCTGAGCTACTCAGGTGTGCAGATGAAAAGCCACAATACATTGGTGCCAGAAAACCTTATGTATTAATTTCTGTTGAGCAATGGGAAGCTCTCAATAAGCCGAAAGAATCGATGGGTCAATGGCTTGGCTAGCCGATGCTTACGGTGACTATATTCTTCCTATTGGGCAGCAAGAAGCTCAGGTTTGGTTGATGCTGACGAACAGAACCTAAGCCTTCTCCACCTCAACACTCACCACATTGCGTGTCTTCTTACTAAACTCCACACCGATTAAATAGATCGGCCGATCTGGTGCTCTAAACTTATCCGCGTAAGCCTTATCCTTAATTTGCTGAAGTGCTTCACCCTTCGCTTCATCATCGACCACTTTGAATTCAAAAATATAGATTTGCTGATTAAATTTCAGCGTCATATCAATTCGGCCTAAATTGGTGGCGTCTTCCACCGTGACATCCAACCCAAGTGAAGCAAAGTAAGAGTAAAACACCGAGGCGTAATAGCCTTCGTACTCCTGAATATGGTTTTTGGTATACCACTGGTGTGGAATACTCGCGTAAAAACGGTGAAAGAGCTTTTCCAAGCCTTCAAAATCATTAGCCAGTAAATACTGATGAAGCTGCGCCGTGTTCATCGCTTGCGCCGATTTGTCTGATACCAGCGCCGATAACAGCACATCATTTAGGCTTTGATAGACCTCTAAATTAGGATAACCGAGCGTGTAAAAATCCTGATTACCAATACGTTCTTGCTTCTTAATGGTTAAATAACCGGTTTGAAACAACAAGGCTTCGGTGTCGATTTGACCAACTTCAAAACTGGATAACATGGCACTGCTGCTAAACAGGCTATCTAAGTTTAGTGTTACCACCTGCCGCTTAAACAACATGTCGACCAAAAACGTGGGGGTCGCGCTTTCAAACCAATAACTTCTAAACTCACGATAATCAA harbors:
- a CDS encoding YoaK family protein codes for the protein MISKLPRWVEYGAFVLAFVAGTVNAVGFLGVKHQAISHLSGTVTLVGTGIITSNGNDVFHLAGILLSFLAGASLSGALLPGTSLKLGRHYDSLLAIEGIMLLVSIYLLKNSSLLGHYTASAACGIQNALATSYSGAIVRTTHMTGIFTDLGLMIGAKIRGDQFDRRKAILLLLIIIGFIAGGSLGAYLYAWMQFFALAVPAAICIVLATLYRVYAVKEPYGVS
- a CDS encoding type I restriction endonuclease subunit R yields the protein MSVFYGGDKSTEYIFQNDMIRQMLANGWLLGNPKHYNRELALYSEDVLGFVKDTQDEQWQKFCTLYPNNPEQKFLERVASQLNKADPNAANREIRTFGTLGVLRNELRDRGTRFSLCQFKPEHDLNPDTLARYNKNRLRLVPELVYSPWATDAHEAETGIRAKQWRIDLVLFVNGLPVATLELKSEFKQPVSNAVKQYKTTRFAIDPVTKKPEPLLTFKRGALVHFAVSQDQVFMATRLEGDDTFFLPFNKGTKDGGAGNEVPEDKQQYATGYLWNEVLLPDNLLNILARFMHLEIKEKEDWEGRKTKKETLIFPRYHQWDVVRKLIEAAKTEGPGQKYLIQHSAGSGKSNSIAWSAHQLSALHNADGSKVFASVIVVTDRTVLDDQLQETISQYTSVDGVVGRINRKEGEGSKSEQLASALEHSQPIIIVTIQTFPFVLKAIENSVSLKERNYVVIADEAHSSQTGSTARQLKEVLMVDSKADDEALTTEDILDAAVASRRASKNLSYLAFTATPKDKTLQLFGRLPKPDEPPSKTNKPEAYHVYSMRQAIEEGFILDVLKNYTNYKVAYNLAMKIAGSDAEVESKKAKVKLNQWVRLHDYNISQKVQVIIEHFKDNIMGLLGGQAKAMVVTSSRKEAVRYKLGFDKYITEKGYDKITAMVAFSGEVEFNEQDPNAAALLGEKFTEHGMNPNLKGRDMRKAFDSDDYQVMIVANKFQTGFDQPKLCAMYVDKKLGGVECVQTLSRLNRTFPGKAESGTFVLDFFNEPDDILEAFQPYYQTAELADVSDPDLIFDLSQKLRSAKIFYWHEVEQFCEAFFVKSKSNAAIANICKPAVERWQKRYKQAIEAYKEAKDMFDRVEKFNDPVVTANAENSLKDCKKAKDELEIFKKDLGSFVRFYEFMSQIVDYDDKDLEKLSLYARNLRPMLRETVVEDDDVDLSNVVLSHYRLSAIRQQHIKLKEDAEDYKIIPGDSLGAAKPKDKKAEFLSQIIEKLNEIFVTDGLSEKDMVNYAYTIRDKMRENVKVMNQLKHNTAEQAMLGDFAQAIDDAILDSSSAHQNQMMQLLSNPERSQAFSRLILELLTAGGQAR
- a CDS encoding NADPH-dependent FMN reductase, which codes for MTINTPKLFAYAASNSRNSINKQLVTHAASMLTGYSTEIADLNDYELPLFSEDAEKELGQPESAMKFFNKIGEADALLISLAEHNGNYTVAYKNLLDWCSRINPKVYQGKPLVLLATSPGPRGGQSLLEIAANTVSFFDANLRGTYSIPSFYEHFKDGSFITPQTNEDLAKVVSELNPERLGL
- a CDS encoding phosphoribosyltransferase, translated to MEKQFLDEQAVILDAFRLGAEIHRSGFRPTFIVGLWRGGSTVGIYVQECLQTLGVATNHISVRTSYQGLSHYQATLDTVDPEIRVHGTQYLLETLNADDRLLIVDDVVSTGRNVTAVIKRLQSHLKRNMPTEVKVASLYHRSLHDKTGLTPDFCLHETNDWLVFPYELSGLTADEIREHKSFVPL
- a CDS encoding COG2958 family protein; translated protein: MAKQSQSKKVSQFLQQHPNQKFNARAIAEAIVSLHPEDYAEKRSNPRFKDDKAFITQIVAEIGSQKDQILKASPHIFWQDKPRPRLYWYDPDKRITDIPVDDSPDIEELDSEPAVDTSTATNHSLSEHDLYPLLIEYLKSELKLYCMRIDEKRSKNSRGSGGNQWLHPDIVAMQPVDKEWNELVRSCVKQGAGQSVRLWSFEVKKELNVSNARKSFFQAVSNSSWANEGYLVATSISNADTEKELRMLSALHGIGVILLNPENPSESEMTLPARARTDVDWESTNRILSENVDFKDYIELVSTYYQTGRIRARDWNKV
- a CDS encoding type II toxin-antitoxin system VapC family toxin yields the protein MMTNYLLDTNIISELGRPEPQKSVVDFVASTPIAWLSTITLHELEYGIALIPEGSRQKAIKQVVSELVSAYGDYIIPVGQQEAQEAALLRAMMKQQDKVLHLADSLIAGTAKAHNLIVVTRNIKDFEGLGLHLKNPFE
- a CDS encoding type II toxin-antitoxin system Phd/YefM family antitoxin, whose amino-acid sequence is MPNTQYKDAWTIAEAKAKLSELLRCADEKPQYIGARKPYVLISVEQWEALNKPKESMGQWLG
- a CDS encoding winged helix-turn-helix transcriptional regulator, encoding MDISTKKSLKGTIEAGEECPVEIAIRVVGGRWKCPIIHHLLTGTKRFNELRKLIPAASQRMLTKHLRELEQDGIVLRKVYAEVPPKTEYSLTDVGESLEPVLWAMHDWATANFVLDADG
- a CDS encoding phosphoribosyltransferase, producing the protein MSKVYLTAQGLLNDSFALAKQVLDSGFEPTFIIAVWRGGAPIGIAVQEYLEYHGIQTNHIAIRTASYSGIDQQAREVKVFGLNYLVKHVQHHDRLLIVDDVFDTGRSVEAIINELRSRARLNTPEQIRIAVPYYKPSRRQVELEPDYVIHETTDWLKYPHSLEGLSHAEMQEHRPEIYEILKDLLPAEQSA
- a CDS encoding pirin family protein, whose translation is MSTTQRVIHYDDLPQSGFAGITERHMVQNPDLWPRSRGRTDISHGLGDFIYLALGQFLPNDGAPLHPHHDVDIVSVVFSGSVGHKGTLGDGTAIHAPEVQVQRAGTGMQHSEFNLRDTAADFAQIWFKPPQNGLEPAYKNFKIDDNGLTTVLGGEDGSFNSNMVCKVGYLAVGKSVAVPQPFIVLITQGDATANGVPVAKGDLIEGSSLELTAGPDLGLALIYENH